A region from the Sandaracinus amylolyticus genome encodes:
- a CDS encoding GMC oxidoreductase: MDEHFDWIVIGSGFGGSVSALRLSEKGYRVLVLEKGKRFSQADFPKTNWDVRRWLWRPEVGLQGIFQMSFLSHVTILHGVGVGGGSLVYANTLPQPKDGFFQNASWAHLADWKKELLPHYATAKRMLGASTNPTVTPGDRILKSIAKDIGKEKDFHSTEVGVFFGTPDQEVPDPYFGGDGPARVGCNYCGACMTGCRVGAKNTLDRNYLYLAEKRGAKVEPETEVTAVRPRASADGKSAGYRVETKHTFGSATRTFTADNVVFSGGVMGTIPLLLKMREDAEGLPKLSEHVGDFVRTNSEALIGIIAPEWKEDFSKGIAITSILETDEHSHIEPVRYAEGSGFFRTMVLPHSPGSNVFTRIGGSVRSFFRQPALWLKALTVGDFAKASQILLYMRTLEGTLSLRLGRSVYTGFQRGLVSTLSPGSEAPAAFIEEATDLARRFAEKVGGVAMTMLTETLAGTPTTAHILGGACMGRDASEGVIDSEHRVFGYDGLYVIDGSAISANPGVNPSLTITALAERAMSKIPAKHAHRELAKSA; this comes from the coding sequence ATGGACGAGCATTTCGACTGGATCGTGATCGGGTCGGGGTTCGGCGGCAGTGTCTCCGCGCTTCGTTTGAGCGAGAAGGGCTATCGCGTGCTGGTGCTCGAGAAGGGCAAGCGCTTCTCGCAGGCCGACTTCCCGAAGACCAACTGGGACGTGCGCCGCTGGCTCTGGCGCCCCGAGGTCGGCCTCCAGGGCATCTTCCAGATGTCGTTCCTCTCGCACGTCACGATCCTCCACGGCGTCGGCGTGGGCGGGGGATCGCTCGTCTACGCGAACACGCTCCCGCAGCCGAAGGACGGCTTCTTCCAGAACGCGTCGTGGGCGCACCTCGCCGACTGGAAGAAGGAGCTGCTCCCGCACTACGCGACCGCGAAGCGCATGCTCGGCGCGAGCACGAACCCGACGGTCACGCCCGGCGATCGCATCCTCAAGTCGATCGCGAAGGACATCGGCAAGGAGAAGGACTTCCACTCGACCGAGGTCGGTGTCTTCTTCGGCACGCCCGATCAGGAAGTGCCCGACCCGTACTTCGGCGGCGACGGCCCCGCGCGCGTCGGCTGCAACTACTGCGGCGCGTGCATGACCGGGTGCCGCGTCGGCGCGAAGAACACGCTCGATCGCAACTACCTCTACCTCGCGGAGAAGCGCGGCGCGAAGGTCGAGCCCGAGACCGAGGTCACCGCGGTGCGCCCGCGCGCGTCGGCCGATGGGAAGAGCGCCGGCTATCGCGTCGAGACCAAGCACACGTTCGGCAGCGCGACGCGCACGTTCACCGCGGACAACGTCGTCTTCTCGGGCGGCGTGATGGGCACGATCCCGCTGCTGCTCAAGATGCGCGAGGACGCCGAGGGCCTGCCGAAGCTCAGCGAGCACGTCGGCGACTTCGTGCGCACGAACAGCGAGGCGCTCATCGGGATCATCGCGCCCGAGTGGAAGGAAGACTTCAGCAAGGGGATCGCGATCACGTCGATCCTCGAGACCGACGAGCACAGCCACATCGAGCCGGTGCGCTACGCCGAGGGCTCGGGCTTCTTCCGCACGATGGTGCTGCCGCACTCGCCGGGCTCGAACGTCTTCACGCGCATCGGCGGCTCGGTGCGCAGCTTCTTCCGCCAGCCCGCGCTCTGGCTCAAGGCGCTCACCGTCGGCGACTTCGCGAAGGCGAGCCAGATCCTGCTCTACATGCGCACGCTCGAGGGCACGCTCTCGCTGCGGCTCGGGCGCAGCGTGTACACCGGGTTCCAGCGCGGGCTCGTCAGCACGCTGAGCCCCGGCAGCGAGGCGCCCGCCGCGTTCATCGAGGAGGCGACGGATCTCGCGCGCCGCTTCGCGGAGAAGGTCGGCGGCGTCGCGATGACGATGCTCACCGAGACGCTCGCGGGCACCCCGACGACCGCGCACATCCTCGGCGGCGCGTGCATGGGCCGCGACGCGAGCGAGGGCGTGATCGACAGCGAGCATCGCGTCTTCGGCTACGACGGCCTCTACGTGATCGACGGCTCCGCGATCAGCGCGAACCCGGGCGTGAACCCCTCGCTCACGATCACCGCGCTCGCCGAGCGCGCGATGAGCAAGATCCCCGCGAAGCACGCGCACCGGGAGCTCGCGAAGAGCGCATGA
- a CDS encoding YbgC/FadM family acyl-CoA thioesterase, with protein MTTATFPVQIYYEDTDHSGLVYHANYLKYFERAREHLLGVEELVRLLHQDGVGFVVYKCELTFKQGAVFGDTLEIRSTPRMESGFRIVFQQDVWRRGELLVQGVVHMVCVDANKKLVPIPKSVIDRVQAGA; from the coding sequence ATGACGACCGCGACGTTCCCCGTGCAGATCTACTACGAGGACACCGATCACTCGGGCCTCGTCTACCACGCGAACTACCTCAAGTACTTCGAGCGCGCGCGCGAGCACCTGCTCGGCGTCGAGGAGCTCGTGCGCCTGCTCCACCAGGACGGCGTCGGCTTCGTCGTCTACAAGTGCGAGCTCACGTTCAAGCAGGGCGCGGTGTTCGGCGACACGCTCGAGATCCGCAGCACGCCGCGGATGGAGAGCGGCTTCCGCATCGTGTTCCAGCAGGACGTGTGGCGGCGCGGCGAGCTCCTCGTGCAAGGCGTCGTGCACATGGTCTGCGTCGACGCGAACAAGAAGCTCGTGCCGATCCCGAAGAGCGTGATCGATCGGGTGCAGGCGGGCGCGTGA
- a CDS encoding MFS transporter translates to MSSIWTRPFLVAFAANFLHGLGVLLTLHLPGLLERWGERALTVGLVVASAGAGAVAVRPFAGRAMDGGAGRRGVMVLGGLVHAIACAGYLFVDHVGPLLWIVRVAHGLGSGAALAALFTSATDLVPAARRVEGLATFGVSGLMPVALGGLVGDLVLQHAGFTELFVLMLACSSLGLLVSLALPETGARQGRDAVHVHARAQRGFVAVALQRDLLPVWFIGLAFASALGATYAFLATFVLEEHIGSVGLFYGWYAAMAILLRLTAGWVPERVGPKRVLAPSLVAIAIALAALALARDAWSMALAGALAGLGHSFAFPIVSGMTAGRARDEERGSAMSLFSAIFDAGILFASPIFGALADATSLRTTFAAAAVVPVIGGALFFVWDARVLPRRVENAVISRD, encoded by the coding sequence GTGAGCAGCATCTGGACGCGCCCGTTCCTCGTCGCGTTCGCCGCGAACTTCCTGCACGGGCTCGGGGTGTTGCTGACGCTCCACCTGCCGGGCCTGCTCGAGCGGTGGGGCGAGCGCGCGCTGACCGTCGGGCTCGTCGTCGCGTCGGCGGGCGCGGGCGCGGTCGCGGTGCGCCCGTTCGCGGGGCGCGCGATGGACGGCGGCGCCGGGCGCCGCGGCGTGATGGTGCTCGGCGGGCTCGTGCACGCGATCGCGTGCGCGGGGTACCTCTTCGTCGATCACGTCGGGCCCCTCTTGTGGATCGTGCGCGTCGCGCATGGCCTCGGATCGGGCGCGGCGCTCGCGGCGCTCTTCACGTCGGCGACCGATCTCGTGCCCGCGGCGCGTCGCGTGGAAGGGCTCGCGACGTTCGGCGTGTCGGGCCTCATGCCGGTCGCGCTCGGCGGGCTGGTCGGCGATCTCGTGCTGCAGCACGCGGGGTTCACCGAGCTCTTCGTGCTGATGCTCGCGTGCTCGAGCCTCGGGCTCCTCGTCTCGCTCGCGCTGCCCGAGACCGGCGCGCGCCAGGGTCGCGACGCGGTCCACGTGCACGCGCGCGCGCAGCGCGGCTTCGTCGCGGTCGCGCTGCAGCGCGATCTGCTGCCGGTGTGGTTCATCGGGCTCGCGTTCGCGAGCGCGCTCGGCGCGACCTACGCGTTCCTCGCGACCTTCGTGCTCGAGGAGCACATCGGGTCGGTCGGGCTCTTCTACGGGTGGTACGCGGCGATGGCGATCCTGCTGCGCCTCACGGCGGGATGGGTCCCGGAGCGCGTCGGCCCGAAGCGCGTGCTCGCGCCTTCGCTCGTCGCGATCGCGATCGCGCTCGCCGCGCTCGCGCTGGCGCGCGACGCGTGGTCGATGGCGCTCGCGGGCGCGCTCGCCGGGCTCGGCCACTCGTTCGCGTTCCCGATCGTCAGCGGCATGACCGCGGGGCGCGCGCGCGACGAGGAGCGCGGCTCGGCGATGTCACTCTTCAGCGCGATCTTCGACGCCGGGATCTTGTTCGCGAGCCCGATCTTCGGCGCGCTCGCGGACGCGACCTCGCTGCGCACGACGTTCGCCGCCGCGGCGGTGGTGCCGGTGATCGGGGGCGCGCTCTTCTTCGTGTGGGACGCCCGCGTGCTCCCGCGGCGGGTCGAAAACGCTGTGATTTCGCGGGACTGA